The Myxococcota bacterium genome contains a region encoding:
- the pdxS gene encoding pyridoxal 5'-phosphate synthase lyase subunit PdxS: protein MNQELTRLKVGLAEMLKGGVILDVTNAEQARIAEDAGAAAVMALERVPADIRKEGGVARMAAVEVIEAVRAAVSIPVMAKCRIGHTIEARLLESLGVDFIDESEVLTPADEEHHVDKSAFRAPFVCGARDLGEALRRIGEGAAMIRTKGEAGSGNIVEAVRHLRRIGREIRALVQAPRDEWMAQAKEYGAPYELVTRVAELGKLPVPNFAAGGIATPADAALCMSLGAEAVFVGSGIFKSQDPAARARAIVRATTHWQEPKEVLEASRGLGAAMPGLALEAIPESERLARRGW, encoded by the coding sequence ATGAACCAAGAGCTCACACGACTGAAGGTCGGACTCGCCGAAATGCTGAAGGGCGGCGTGATCCTCGACGTGACCAACGCCGAGCAGGCGCGCATCGCCGAGGACGCGGGCGCGGCCGCCGTGATGGCGCTCGAGCGCGTGCCGGCAGACATCCGCAAGGAAGGCGGCGTGGCCCGCATGGCCGCGGTCGAGGTGATCGAGGCCGTGCGCGCCGCGGTGTCGATCCCCGTGATGGCGAAGTGCCGCATCGGGCACACAATCGAGGCGCGCCTGCTCGAGTCACTCGGCGTGGACTTCATCGACGAGAGCGAGGTGCTGACGCCGGCCGACGAGGAGCACCACGTGGACAAGTCCGCCTTCCGGGCGCCGTTCGTGTGCGGCGCGCGCGACCTGGGCGAGGCGCTGCGGCGCATCGGCGAGGGCGCGGCCATGATCCGCACCAAGGGCGAGGCGGGCAGCGGGAACATCGTGGAGGCGGTGCGGCACCTGCGGCGCATCGGGCGCGAGATCCGGGCGCTGGTGCAGGCGCCGCGCGACGAGTGGATGGCGCAGGCCAAGGAGTACGGCGCGCCCTACGAGCTCGTGACTCGCGTGGCCGAGCTCGGCAAGCTGCCCGTGCCGAACTTCGCCGCGGGCGGCATCGCCACCCCGGCCGACGCCGCGCTGTGCATGTCGCTCGGCGCCGAAGCCGTGTTCGTGGGCTCGGGCATCTTCAAGTCGCAGGACCCCGCAGCCCGGGCACGCGCGATCGTGCGCGCCACGACTCACTGGCAGGAGCCCAAGGAGGTGCTCGAGGCGTCGCGCGGCCTGGGCGCGGCGATGCCGGGGCTGGCGCTCGAGGCGATCCCCGAGAGCGAGAGACTCGCGAGGCGCGGCTGGTGA
- a CDS encoding PhzF family phenazine biosynthesis protein — protein MSSVKGLPYAVLDVFAEAPLAGNPVAVVFGAGGLATADMQAIARETNLSETTFVLADSAREGAFDVRIFTPGHELPYAGHPTLGTATAIRERLLGGAAQSLVLRLGVGPVPVRFAADGVAWLESPPARFAALPGPERATAAVGLPASALDPALPVEVQGTGAKQLFIPLCDVAAVERARVETSHYEKLMADGAPGSLYVFARGARDPRNHFTVRLFAPAYGILEDPATGSAAGFLGGYLVRHRAHGPGALDVRLEQGHQIARPSLLRVRQGANAIEVGGRVIPVARGEWL, from the coding sequence ATGTCTAGCGTGAAGGGGCTTCCCTACGCCGTGCTCGACGTCTTCGCCGAGGCGCCGCTCGCGGGCAACCCCGTGGCGGTGGTATTCGGCGCTGGAGGTCTCGCGACCGCCGACATGCAGGCGATCGCGCGCGAGACGAACCTCTCGGAGACCACGTTCGTGCTCGCCGACTCCGCGCGCGAGGGCGCGTTCGACGTGCGCATCTTCACGCCGGGTCACGAGCTGCCGTACGCGGGTCACCCCACGCTCGGCACCGCCACGGCGATCCGCGAGCGGCTGCTGGGCGGCGCGGCGCAGTCGCTCGTGCTGCGCCTGGGCGTGGGCCCGGTGCCGGTGCGCTTCGCCGCCGATGGCGTGGCCTGGCTCGAGTCACCGCCCGCGCGCTTCGCTGCGCTGCCCGGCCCCGAGCGGGCCACCGCGGCAGTGGGCCTGCCCGCGAGCGCGCTCGACCCCGCGCTGCCGGTCGAGGTGCAGGGCACGGGCGCGAAGCAGCTCTTCATTCCGCTGTGCGACGTGGCGGCGGTCGAACGCGCGCGCGTCGAGACCAGTCACTACGAGAAGCTCATGGCCGACGGCGCGCCCGGATCGCTCTACGTGTTCGCGCGCGGCGCCCGCGACCCGCGCAATCACTTCACCGTGCGCCTGTTCGCGCCCGCCTACGGCATCCTCGAGGACCCGGCGACGGGCAGCGCGGCGGGCTTTCTGGGCGGCTACCTGGTGCGCCACCGCGCGCACGGCCCGGGCGCGCTCGACGTGCGGCTCGAGCAGGGTCACCAGATCGCGCGGCCCTCGCTCCTGCGCGTGCGCCAGGGCGCGAACGCGATCGAGGTCGGCGGGCGGGTGATTCCGGTCGCCCGTGGAGAGTGGCTGTGA
- a CDS encoding alpha-ketoglutarate-dependent dioxygenase AlkB — protein sequence MDSGLYYHPEFVTPEDRAEIRAWLASIHPLWENRFTEARAAAAGGQRRLLRPVYWLGGWQFACLDYYRPPSGLHDRCVAAEPYPPVLARLVAEIEQRAHKRYRGPDLPQGWELNTCLVNLYGSRREDGKWVDSARLGEHRDFEPGPVASLSLGERALFQFVRRGAKHEPTRVVAQEWLADGSLQLFGGDAWKKRALHRVLRVEKKGGLRFDVRVADFETRRVNFTFRWVPRAHIVPFAKLAEPARSDVRGYVAELARGSQFWAGQLT from the coding sequence ATAGACTCCGGCCTCTACTACCACCCGGAGTTCGTCACGCCCGAGGACCGCGCGGAGATCCGCGCGTGGCTGGCGTCGATCCACCCGCTCTGGGAGAACCGCTTCACCGAGGCGCGGGCCGCTGCGGCCGGCGGACAGCGGCGGCTGCTGCGCCCGGTGTATTGGCTGGGTGGGTGGCAGTTCGCGTGTCTGGACTACTACCGCCCGCCCTCCGGGCTGCACGACCGCTGCGTCGCGGCCGAGCCGTATCCGCCCGTGCTCGCGCGGCTCGTGGCCGAGATCGAGCAGCGCGCGCACAAGCGCTACCGCGGACCGGACCTGCCGCAGGGCTGGGAGCTCAACACCTGCCTCGTGAACCTGTACGGCAGCCGGCGCGAGGACGGAAAGTGGGTCGACAGCGCGCGGCTCGGCGAGCACCGTGACTTCGAGCCGGGCCCGGTCGCCTCGCTCTCGCTGGGTGAGCGCGCGCTGTTCCAGTTCGTGCGCCGCGGCGCGAAGCACGAGCCCACGCGCGTGGTCGCGCAAGAGTGGCTCGCCGACGGCTCGCTCCAGCTCTTCGGCGGCGACGCGTGGAAGAAGCGCGCGCTGCACCGCGTGCTGCGCGTGGAGAAGAAGGGCGGCTTGCGCTTCGACGTGCGCGTGGCCGACTTCGAGACCCGGCGCGTGAACTTCACCTTCCGCTGGGTGCCACGCGCGCACATCGTGCCGTTCGCGAAGCTCGCGGAGCCCGCGCGCTCGGACGTGCGCGGCTACGTCGCGGAGCTGGCGCGCGGCTCGCAGTTCTGGGCAGGCCAATTGACCTGA
- a CDS encoding PLP-dependent aminotransferase family protein has protein sequence MLIPIERRAREPISDQIVAYLRRAIEAGRLAPATKLEPIRVLAKDLGVNRETVAIAYRELERLGLTESTVGRGTFVQGRGPTPNGVAAPVAPAERPFEPTFARAAEAARATLAARVDYDAPEGAVRFERLIPDESLYPHEEFRKTLQRALAKGGAALYEYGDPRGDLGLRRALVERMARAGIEAEPDDVLITAGATQGFAIATRLFCDAGDAAVVESPTYPWAFGALTAMGVRPLAVPLGPEGLDLERLDSVLGRDRARLIYTMPSFHNPTGISTSLAHRRRLLELAGKHGVPVLEDDFEKDLRVRGRGAPPLRALDRRGLVLYMGTFSKSLFPAARVGWLFLPPGVMPAALVAKRALDLTTSPLIQAGLALFLKEGRYDRHLRRVVKELGRRLEAAERALARALPEGACVAPAEGGFLLWVTLPAPLDAAALLPEAKRAGVVYAPGELFHPDGRGAASLRISLAHTPVPELERGIRALCEVIRAAQPRGRKARAARAPEAVHV, from the coding sequence ATGCTGATCCCCATCGAGCGCCGGGCGCGGGAGCCGATTTCGGACCAGATCGTGGCCTACCTGCGGCGCGCGATCGAAGCGGGCCGGCTCGCGCCGGCCACGAAGCTGGAGCCGATCCGGGTGCTGGCCAAGGACCTGGGCGTGAACCGCGAGACGGTCGCGATCGCCTACCGCGAGCTCGAGCGCCTGGGGCTCACGGAATCGACGGTCGGGCGCGGCACCTTCGTGCAGGGCCGCGGTCCGACACCGAACGGTGTCGCGGCGCCGGTGGCGCCGGCCGAGCGCCCCTTCGAGCCGACCTTCGCGCGCGCCGCCGAGGCCGCGCGCGCCACGCTCGCGGCGCGGGTCGACTACGACGCGCCCGAGGGCGCGGTGCGTTTCGAACGCCTGATTCCCGACGAGTCACTCTACCCGCACGAGGAGTTCCGCAAGACGCTGCAGCGCGCGCTGGCCAAGGGCGGCGCGGCGCTCTACGAGTACGGCGACCCGCGCGGCGATCTCGGCCTGCGGCGCGCGCTGGTCGAGCGCATGGCGCGCGCGGGCATCGAGGCCGAGCCGGACGACGTGCTGATCACCGCCGGCGCAACGCAGGGCTTCGCGATCGCCACGCGCCTGTTCTGCGACGCGGGCGACGCGGCCGTGGTCGAGTCACCCACCTATCCGTGGGCGTTCGGCGCGCTCACCGCCATGGGCGTGCGGCCGCTCGCGGTGCCTCTCGGTCCGGAGGGCCTCGACCTCGAGCGGCTCGACTCCGTGCTGGGCCGCGACCGCGCGCGGCTGATCTACACCATGCCGAGCTTCCACAATCCCACGGGCATCTCGACCTCGCTCGCGCACCGGCGCCGTCTGCTCGAGCTGGCCGGCAAGCACGGCGTGCCCGTGCTCGAGGACGACTTCGAGAAGGACCTGCGTGTGCGCGGTCGCGGCGCGCCCCCGCTGCGCGCGCTCGACCGGCGCGGCCTCGTGCTCTACATGGGCACGTTCTCGAAGTCACTCTTCCCGGCCGCGCGCGTGGGCTGGCTGTTCCTGCCGCCGGGCGTGATGCCGGCGGCGCTGGTCGCCAAGCGCGCGCTCGACCTGACCACGAGCCCGCTGATCCAGGCCGGGCTGGCGCTGTTCCTGAAGGAAGGCCGCTACGACCGCCACCTGCGGCGCGTGGTGAAGGAGCTCGGCCGGCGGCTCGAGGCCGCCGAGCGGGCGCTGGCTCGCGCGCTGCCCGAGGGCGCCTGCGTCGCGCCGGCGGAGGGCGGGTTCCTGTTGTGGGTGACTCTGCCGGCGCCGCTCGACGCGGCGGCGCTCCTGCCCGAGGCCAAGCGCGCCGGCGTGGTCTACGCCCCGGGCGAGCTGTTCCACCCCGACGGGCGCGGCGCGGCCAGCCTGCGCATCTCGCTCGCGCACACGCCCGTGCCCGAGCTCGAGCGCGGCATCCGGGCGCTTTGCGAAGTGATTCGCGCGGCCCAGCCGCGCGGCAGAAAGGCGCGCGCAGCGCGCGCGCCGGAGGCGGTCCATGTCTAG
- a CDS encoding choice-of-anchor Q domain-containing protein translates to MRRSLCALLLLLFCPAAAAFGAPQIDITAPTDNLVTKVATIDVVATVTNANGALTVSVGNITATNVGDVYTASNVPLANGPNTLTVTATDDDGPVTADVHVKRLPFAVIDAPDDPNVAGLQFTTPLSSVDVSGHVEDNEPNGTIELSAGFFAFPATLTADPNDPTRFNFTGTVPNLSEGDTAIRAFYTDAHNNTDASDPLTVTRTRVCTTKTDFTVPGDPNDPNASQNYFVDRSDDLPDADPNDAKCDIRKEVRTIPSDPNDPNAPFEPPAVFGHCTLRAAIEQANAHPGPDTISILSARKIVLTRTGGHEDAADRGDLDIQDDTRIVGISRDAIVIDGRKLGDRVFDVRSGKRLELVNVTVQFGQTPKPDKNDPNTIERGGCIRSQGRLDVRNVALLNCTSGDAGGAVSLEDGNSAMACVIVARSKAKTDGGAIASDGVPLTIQNSTLAINSASGSGGAISMGGGESALALELRNDTLSQNKAKVAGGALDLGGLVEATINNLTFANNSAKTGTSISTTDGATVTISNSILGDKSKKACDPGSPVVSTGGNVELGDTCNLQAPPTDLPGTDPQLESLATNNGTTPAHRLKDTSPAIDHAGVQTPCEPLDQREVSRGDWPGNDPNLGVNANPKWCDCGSLELRTAQPQ, encoded by the coding sequence ATGCGCCGGAGCCTGTGCGCGCTGCTGCTGCTGCTGTTCTGTCCCGCCGCCGCGGCCTTCGGCGCGCCCCAGATCGACATCACCGCGCCCACCGACAACCTGGTGACCAAAGTCGCGACGATCGACGTGGTCGCGACGGTGACCAACGCCAACGGCGCGCTCACCGTGAGCGTCGGGAACATCACGGCCACGAACGTGGGCGACGTGTACACGGCCTCGAACGTGCCGCTGGCCAACGGCCCGAACACGCTCACCGTCACCGCGACCGACGACGACGGACCCGTGACTGCCGACGTGCACGTGAAGCGGCTTCCGTTCGCGGTGATCGACGCTCCCGACGACCCGAATGTCGCAGGGCTGCAGTTCACCACGCCGCTCAGCTCGGTCGACGTGTCGGGTCACGTCGAGGACAACGAGCCCAACGGCACGATCGAGCTCAGCGCCGGCTTCTTCGCCTTCCCGGCCACGCTGACCGCCGACCCCAACGATCCGACGCGCTTCAACTTCACCGGCACCGTGCCGAATCTCTCCGAGGGCGACACGGCGATCCGGGCCTTCTACACCGACGCACACAACAACACCGACGCGAGTGACCCGCTCACGGTGACCCGCACGCGCGTATGTACCACCAAGACCGACTTCACGGTGCCGGGCGATCCCAACGACCCGAACGCGTCGCAGAACTACTTCGTCGACCGCAGCGACGACCTGCCCGACGCGGACCCGAACGACGCGAAGTGCGACATCCGCAAGGAAGTCCGCACCATCCCGAGTGACCCGAACGACCCCAACGCGCCGTTCGAGCCGCCCGCGGTCTTCGGTCACTGCACGCTGCGCGCGGCCATCGAGCAGGCCAATGCCCACCCGGGTCCCGACACGATCTCGATCCTCTCCGCGCGCAAGATCGTGCTCACCCGCACCGGCGGTCACGAGGACGCTGCGGACCGCGGCGACCTCGACATCCAGGACGACACCCGGATCGTCGGTATCTCGCGCGATGCCATCGTGATCGACGGGCGCAAGCTCGGCGATCGCGTGTTCGACGTGCGGTCCGGCAAGCGCCTCGAGCTCGTGAACGTGACCGTCCAGTTCGGTCAGACGCCCAAGCCCGACAAGAACGACCCGAACACGATCGAGCGCGGCGGCTGCATCCGCAGCCAGGGCCGCCTCGACGTGCGCAACGTGGCGCTCTTGAACTGCACCTCGGGCGACGCGGGCGGGGCCGTCTCGCTCGAGGACGGGAACAGCGCCATGGCGTGCGTGATCGTGGCGCGCAGCAAGGCCAAGACCGACGGCGGCGCGATCGCCTCCGACGGGGTGCCGCTCACGATCCAGAACTCGACTCTGGCCATCAACTCGGCGAGCGGAAGCGGCGGCGCCATCTCGATGGGCGGCGGTGAGTCCGCGCTGGCGCTCGAGCTGCGCAACGACACACTGAGTCAGAACAAGGCCAAGGTGGCAGGCGGCGCGCTCGACCTGGGCGGCCTGGTCGAGGCCACGATCAACAACCTCACGTTCGCGAACAACAGCGCGAAGACGGGCACGTCGATCTCGACCACCGACGGGGCCACGGTCACGATCTCGAACTCGATCCTGGGCGACAAGTCGAAGAAGGCCTGCGATCCGGGCTCGCCGGTCGTGTCCACGGGCGGGAACGTGGAGCTCGGCGACACGTGCAACCTGCAGGCGCCGCCCACGGACCTGCCGGGCACCGATCCCCAGCTCGAATCACTCGCCACGAACAACGGCACCACGCCCGCGCACCGGCTGAAGGACACGAGCCCCGCGATCGACCACGCCGGCGTGCAGACGCCGTGCGAACCGCTCGATCAGCGCGAAGTCTCGCGCGGCGACTGGCCGGGGAACGACCCGAACCTCGGTGTGAACGCCAACCCGAAGTGGTGCGACTGCGGATCGCTCGAGCTGCGGACGGCGCAGCCGCAGTAG
- a CDS encoding methyltransferase domain-containing protein, with the protein MAAQYASSANLDARVRIYELFDTNPEPWHRFVFACLRLAPGERVLEVGCGTGSVWSANAERLPAGLSLVLSDLSPGMLEAARRRLAQLSPAPELRTADAQSLPFPDASFDVAIANHMLYHVPDRARALAELARVLRPGGRLVASTYPWTHLLELRELTARLGLPHAMLPVGRSDSEFDLETALLELARVLRVERVERRDSALAVTDPDALVAYLRSTARADDHDSLARIRAHVARQIELCGAFRIQIAGAALTASRPPAP; encoded by the coding sequence GTGGCCGCGCAGTACGCGAGCTCGGCGAACCTCGACGCGCGCGTGCGCATCTACGAGCTCTTCGACACGAACCCCGAGCCGTGGCACCGCTTCGTGTTCGCGTGTCTGCGGCTCGCTCCGGGCGAGCGCGTGCTCGAGGTGGGCTGCGGCACGGGCAGCGTGTGGAGCGCGAACGCCGAGCGCCTGCCGGCGGGCCTCTCGCTCGTGCTCAGCGACCTGTCGCCCGGCATGCTCGAGGCAGCGCGCCGCCGCCTCGCGCAGCTCTCGCCCGCGCCCGAGCTGCGCACCGCCGACGCCCAGTCACTGCCCTTCCCCGACGCGAGCTTCGACGTCGCGATCGCGAACCACATGCTCTACCACGTGCCGGACCGCGCGCGGGCGCTGGCCGAGCTGGCGCGCGTGCTGCGCCCCGGCGGGCGGCTGGTCGCCTCGACCTACCCCTGGACGCACCTGCTCGAGCTGCGCGAGCTCACGGCGCGCCTGGGCCTGCCCCACGCCATGCTGCCCGTCGGGCGCAGTGACTCCGAGTTCGACCTCGAGACCGCGCTGCTCGAGCTCGCCCGGGTGCTGCGCGTCGAGCGCGTCGAGCGGCGCGACAGCGCGCTCGCGGTCACCGACCCGGACGCGCTGGTCGCCTACCTGCGCTCCACGGCCCGCGCCGACGACCACGACTCGCTCGCGCGCATCCGCGCCCACGTCGCGCGCCAGATCGAGCTGTGCGGCGCGTTCCGCATCCAGATCGCCGGCGCGGCGCTCACGGCTTCGAGGCCGCCAGCGCCGTGA
- the aroB gene encoding 3-dehydroquinate synthase has protein sequence MPAVPVTLPHHRYDVVIEPGGLEGLGARVRAVAPAPAAFLVFDRALEASHLPGVRASLESAGFETTCVPFAGGEENKTLATVHGLYDVLLERRFERRAPVIALGGGVLGDTVGFAAATYLRGVPFVQCPTTLLAMVDSSVGGKVGVNVPQGKNLIGAFHQPVLVVADPRALRTLPARELRCGLAECIKHALIRDPALFEWTRAQMPRLLALEPDSLVQLVARNVAIKAAVVIEDEKETGVRAHLNLGHTFAHAIEATVGYGRVLHGEAVGLGLLAAATLAADVGLAAPGLRAEVEDVVARAGLPRRTELPADARLAEAMALDKKVASGRIRFVLPERVGSVVIRDGVAPEAVSRAWASIRNGRRDA, from the coding sequence ATGCCGGCCGTCCCCGTCACGCTGCCGCACCACCGCTACGACGTCGTGATCGAGCCGGGTGGGCTCGAGGGGCTGGGCGCCCGCGTGCGCGCCGTGGCCCCGGCGCCCGCGGCGTTCCTGGTGTTCGATCGCGCGCTCGAGGCCAGTCACTTGCCCGGCGTGCGCGCCTCGCTCGAGAGCGCGGGCTTCGAGACCACCTGTGTCCCGTTCGCTGGCGGCGAGGAGAACAAGACGCTCGCCACGGTGCATGGGCTGTACGACGTCTTGCTCGAGCGGAGATTCGAACGGCGCGCGCCCGTGATCGCGCTCGGCGGCGGCGTCCTGGGAGACACGGTCGGTTTCGCGGCGGCGACCTACCTGCGCGGCGTGCCGTTCGTGCAGTGTCCCACCACCCTGCTCGCCATGGTCGACTCCTCGGTGGGCGGGAAGGTCGGCGTGAACGTGCCTCAGGGCAAGAACCTGATCGGCGCTTTCCACCAGCCTGTGCTGGTCGTGGCCGATCCGCGAGCTCTGCGCACGCTGCCCGCGCGCGAGCTGCGCTGCGGGCTGGCCGAGTGCATCAAGCACGCGCTGATTCGCGATCCGGCGCTGTTCGAGTGGACGCGGGCGCAGATGCCGCGCCTGCTCGCGCTCGAGCCCGACTCACTCGTCCAGCTGGTCGCGCGCAACGTGGCGATCAAGGCCGCGGTGGTGATCGAGGACGAGAAGGAGACGGGCGTGCGCGCGCACCTGAACCTGGGTCACACCTTCGCCCATGCGATCGAGGCGACGGTCGGCTACGGGCGCGTGCTGCACGGCGAGGCCGTGGGGCTGGGGCTGCTCGCCGCGGCGACGCTCGCGGCCGACGTCGGCCTCGCCGCGCCCGGCCTGCGCGCCGAGGTCGAAGACGTGGTCGCGCGCGCCGGATTGCCGCGCCGCACCGAGCTGCCCGCCGACGCGCGCCTGGCCGAGGCGATGGCGCTCGACAAGAAGGTCGCGTCGGGCCGCATCCGCTTCGTGCTGCCCGAGCGCGTGGGCTCAGTCGTGATCCGCGACGGCGTCGCCCCCGAGGCAGTGAGTCGCGCGTGGGCCTCGATCCGCAACGGAAGGAGAGATGCGTGA
- the pdxT gene encoding pyridoxal 5'-phosphate synthase glutaminase subunit PdxT, with product MNVGVLALQGDFDAHARALERAGVTPVLVRAAGELARVDALVLPGGESTAMLKGLARDGLEAPLRAFLASGAPVLGTCAGAILLAREVSHPAQRSFGALDIDVRRNAYGTQLDSFVATAEVDDPGSPLAGLECVLIRAPRITRVAESLLVHARVKGDPALVSRGPVFAATFHPELGRDPRVYALWLRSASSRA from the coding sequence GTGAACGTCGGCGTGCTGGCGCTGCAGGGCGACTTCGACGCCCACGCCCGCGCGCTCGAACGCGCCGGGGTGACTCCCGTGCTCGTGCGAGCCGCGGGCGAGCTCGCGCGCGTGGACGCGCTGGTGCTGCCGGGAGGTGAGTCGACCGCCATGCTGAAGGGCCTGGCGCGCGACGGCCTGGAGGCGCCGCTGCGCGCCTTCCTGGCCTCCGGCGCGCCCGTGCTCGGCACCTGCGCGGGGGCGATCCTGCTGGCGCGCGAAGTCAGCCATCCGGCGCAGCGTTCCTTCGGCGCGCTCGACATCGACGTGCGGCGCAACGCCTACGGCACGCAGCTCGACTCGTTCGTGGCCACGGCCGAGGTCGACGACCCCGGCTCGCCGCTCGCGGGGCTCGAGTGTGTGCTGATCCGCGCGCCGCGCATCACGCGCGTCGCTGAGTCGCTGCTCGTGCACGCGCGGGTGAAGGGCGACCCCGCGCTCGTGTCGCGGGGCCCCGTCTTCGCCGCGACCTTCCACCCCGAGCTGGGCCGCGACCCGCGCGTCTACGCGCTCTGGCTCAGAAGCGCGAGCTCGCGAGCTTGA
- a CDS encoding DUF3332 family protein — protein MKNRRVTFIRRVIAVTILCSTSLLVTTGCFGSFTTLHRLYHWNETVDANKWAKWGVFVATVVVPIYPSATLFDMVFTNSVEFWSGRNPMETAEVKTETGEQVSMRVRDDGAVDVAIHSDSQPVTRLLVRPERDSIAAYDEDGKLVARAVEVAPK, from the coding sequence ATGAAAAACCGCCGTGTCACTTTCATTCGCCGTGTGATCGCCGTCACCATACTGTGCTCGACGAGCTTGCTCGTGACCACGGGCTGCTTCGGCAGCTTCACCACGCTGCACCGGCTGTACCACTGGAACGAGACCGTCGACGCCAACAAGTGGGCCAAGTGGGGTGTGTTCGTCGCCACCGTGGTCGTGCCCATCTATCCCAGCGCGACGCTGTTCGACATGGTCTTCACCAACTCGGTCGAGTTCTGGAGCGGGCGCAATCCGATGGAGACCGCGGAGGTAAAGACCGAGACCGGTGAGCAGGTCAGCATGCGCGTGCGCGACGACGGCGCCGTCGACGTCGCGATCCACTCGGACTCGCAGCCGGTGACTCGTCTTTTGGTCCGGCCCGAGCGCGACTCGATCGCGGCCTACGACGAGGACGGAAAGCTCGTCGCACGCGCCGTCGAGGTTGCGCCGAAATAG
- a CDS encoding GNAT family N-acetyltransferase, producing MIEIREGAGRQDLDAIHGYLVRSYWAEGISRERVARSLAQSLCFGLFAGARQIGFARVVTDRATFAYLADVFVLEDWRGQGLAQRLIAAVCAHPDLSDLRRFVLWTRDAHGLYARFGFERLGDQPGLMGRLAPFGYAQSPATGDSP from the coding sequence GTGATCGAGATCCGCGAAGGCGCCGGGCGCCAGGACCTGGACGCGATCCACGGCTATCTCGTGCGTTCGTACTGGGCCGAGGGCATCTCGCGCGAGCGCGTGGCGCGCTCGCTCGCGCAGTCACTCTGCTTCGGCCTGTTCGCGGGTGCGCGGCAGATCGGCTTCGCGCGCGTGGTCACCGACCGCGCCACCTTCGCCTATCTCGCCGACGTGTTCGTGCTCGAGGACTGGCGCGGTCAGGGGCTCGCGCAGCGGCTGATCGCCGCGGTGTGCGCGCACCCCGACCTCTCCGACCTGCGCCGCTTCGTGCTCTGGACGCGCGACGCGCACGGGCTCTACGCGCGCTTCGGCTTCGAACGGCTGGGCGATCAGCCCGGATTGATGGGGCGCCTGGCGCCGTTCGGTTACGCGCAATCCCCAGCCACAGGAGACTCCCCATGA